A stretch of Falco rusticolus isolate bFalRus1 chromosome 2, bFalRus1.pri, whole genome shotgun sequence DNA encodes these proteins:
- the RPL8 gene encoding 60S ribosomal protein L8 — MGRVIRGQRKGAGSVFRAHVKHRKGPAKLRAVDFAERHGYIKGIVKDIIHDPGRGAPLAKIAFRDPYRFKKRTELFIAAEGIHTGQFVYCGKKAQLNIGNVLPVGTMPEGTIVCCLEEKPGDRGKLARASGNYATVISHNPETKKTRVKLPSGSKKVISSANRAVVGIVAGGGRIDKPILKAGRAYHKYKAKRNCWPRVRGVAMNPVEHPFGGGNHQHIGKPSTIRRDAPAGRKVGLIAARRTGRLRGTKTVQEKEN; from the exons ATGGGCCGCGTGATCCGGGGCCAGAGGAAGGGCGCGGGGTCCGTGTTCCGCGCCCACGTGAAGCACAGGAAGGGCCCGGCCAAGCTCCGCGCCGTCGACTTCGCCGAGCGGCACGGGTACATCAAGGGCATCGTCAAG GATATCATCCATGATCCTGGCCGAGGTGCTCCCCTTGCCAAGATTGCCTTCCGTGACCCATACAGGTTTAAGAAAAGAACTGAGCTGTTCATTGCTGCTGAGGGTATTCATACCGGTCAGTTTGTTTACTGTGGCAAGAAAG CTCAGCTGAACATCGGCAATGTTCTGCCTGTTGGCACCATGCCGGAAGGCACCATTGTCTGCTGCCTTGAGGAGAAACCTGGTGACCGTGGAAAGCTGGCCCGTGCTTCTGGAAACTACGCCACTGTTATCTCTCATAAccctgaaacaaagaaaaccagagtGAAGCTGCCTTCTGGCTCCAAGAAAGTGATTTCTTCTGCAAACAGAGCTGTTGTTG GAATTGTTGCTGGTGGAGGTCGTATTGACAAGCCCATCCTGAAGGCTGGCCGTGCCTATCACAAATACAAGGCAAAGAGAAACTGCTGGCCACGTGTCCGTGGTGTGGCCATGAAT cCTGTAGAACATCCCTTTGGAGGTGGTAACCATCAGCACATTGGCAAGCCTTCAACCATCAGGAGAGATGCGCCTGCTGGTCGCAAAGTCGGTCTCATTGCTGCCCGTCGTACAGGTAGACTGCGGGGCACAAAGACTGTGCAGGAAAAGGAGAACTAA